The following proteins are co-located in the Myroides profundi genome:
- a CDS encoding ABC-F family ATP-binding cassette domain-containing protein: protein MITVNDISVQFGGTTLFSGVNFSINENDKIALMGKNGAGKSTLLKIVAGVNKPSTGNISAPREAVIAYLPQHLLTEDNCTVMEEASKAYASIFSMKKEIDELNEELTVRTDYESDAYMKLIERVSELSEKFYSIEEVNYEAEVEKILKGLGFTREDFTRPTSEFSGGWRMRIELAKILLQKPDLILLDEPTNHMDIESIQWLEDFLINQAKAVMVISHDRAFVDNITNRTIEVTMGKIYDYKAKYSDYLVLRQDRRAHQLKAYEEQQKMIAETTEFIERFKGTYSKTLQVQSRVKMLEKLEIIEVDEVDNSALRLKFPPAARSGQYPVVVNELSKSYGDHVVFKNASIVVERGQKVSFVGKNGEGKSTMIKAIMKEIEFEGSLEIGHNVQIGYFAQNQASLLDEDLTIFETVDRIAEGDIRTQIKNILGAFMFSGDDIHKKVKVLSGGEKTRLAMVKLLLEPYNVLILDEPTNHLDMKTKDIIKAALKEFEGTVILVSHDRDFLDGLAEKVFEFGNKRVLEHFEDIKGFLEMKKMENLREIEK from the coding sequence ATGATTACAGTTAACGATATTTCAGTTCAGTTTGGTGGTACTACTTTATTTAGTGGTGTCAATTTTTCAATTAATGAAAACGACAAGATTGCTCTTATGGGAAAAAATGGAGCAGGAAAATCTACTTTATTAAAGATAGTAGCAGGTGTGAATAAACCTTCAACTGGGAATATATCAGCACCTAGAGAAGCTGTTATAGCCTATCTTCCACAGCACTTATTGACAGAAGATAACTGTACTGTAATGGAAGAAGCTTCTAAGGCGTATGCGAGTATATTCTCTATGAAAAAAGAAATCGATGAGCTTAATGAAGAGTTGACTGTTCGTACAGACTATGAGAGTGATGCTTATATGAAGTTGATCGAGCGTGTATCTGAGTTAAGTGAGAAGTTCTACTCTATTGAAGAAGTGAACTATGAAGCAGAGGTAGAAAAGATATTAAAAGGATTAGGTTTTACGAGAGAGGATTTTACAAGACCTACTTCTGAGTTTAGTGGAGGATGGAGAATGCGTATCGAGTTAGCAAAAATCTTGTTACAAAAACCAGATTTGATTTTACTAGATGAGCCTACGAACCACATGGATATTGAGAGTATTCAGTGGTTAGAAGATTTCTTAATCAATCAAGCTAAAGCGGTAATGGTTATTTCTCACGACCGTGCTTTCGTAGATAATATTACCAATCGTACAATCGAAGTAACGATGGGTAAAATCTATGATTATAAAGCGAAGTATTCTGACTATTTAGTATTGCGTCAAGATAGACGTGCTCATCAGCTAAAAGCGTATGAGGAGCAACAAAAGATGATTGCAGAAACTACAGAATTTATTGAGCGCTTTAAAGGGACGTATTCTAAGACATTACAGGTGCAGTCTCGTGTGAAGATGCTAGAGAAACTAGAAATCATAGAGGTAGATGAAGTAGATAACTCTGCTCTTAGACTGAAGTTTCCTCCTGCAGCACGTTCTGGTCAATATCCAGTAGTAGTGAACGAATTATCTAAATCGTATGGAGATCATGTTGTATTTAAAAATGCGAGTATAGTAGTAGAGCGTGGACAGAAAGTATCTTTCGTAGGAAAGAACGGGGAAGGTAAGTCTACTATGATCAAAGCTATTATGAAAGAAATAGAGTTCGAAGGAAGCTTAGAGATAGGACATAATGTACAGATCGGTTACTTCGCACAGAACCAGGCTTCTTTATTAGATGAGGATTTGACTATCTTCGAGACAGTAGATAGAATAGCAGAAGGAGATATCAGAACACAGATCAAAAATATCTTAGGAGCATTTATGTTCTCAGGTGATGATATTCATAAGAAAGTAAAAGTATTATCTGGAGGAGAGAAGACACGTCTAGCAATGGTAAAACTATTATTAGAACCTTATAACGTATTGATTCTGGATGAGCCTACTAACCACTTAGATATGAAGACTAAGGATATCATTAAGGCTGCTTTAAAAGAGTTCGAAGGGACTGTGATCCTAGTATCACACGACCGTGACTTTTTAGATGGTCTTGCAGAGAAGGTATTTGAGTTTGGAAATAAGAGAGTATTAGAACATTTTGAAGATATCAAAGGA